A segment of the Triticum urartu cultivar G1812 chromosome 1, Tu2.1, whole genome shotgun sequence genome:
agcaatcttaatacaattcaagcaagcatgcaaagagtctatgagcagcggaaattaaagcatgcaacttgcaagaatgtaaaggggagggtttggagaattcaaacacaattggagacacggatgtttttgtcgtggttccgataggtggtgttatcatacatccacgttgatggagacttcaacccacgaagggtaacggttgcgcgagtccacggagggctccacccacgaagggtccacgaagaagcaacattgtctatcccatcatggccatcgctcatgaaggacttgcctcactagcggtagatcttcacgaagtaggcgatctccttgcccttacaaactccttggttcaactccacaatcttgtcggaggctcccaagtgacacctagccaatctaggagacaccactcttcaagaagtaacaaatggtgtgttgatgatgaaccccttgctcttgtgcttcaaatgatagtctccccaacactcaactctctctcacaggatatggatttggtggaaagaagacttgagtggaaagcaacttggggaaggctagagatcaagattcatatggtgggaatggaatatcttggcctcaacacatgagtaggtggttctctctcaaaaaatgtgtattggaagtgtaggtatgttctgatggctctctccacgaatgaagagtgggtggaggggtatatatagcctccacacaaaaactaactgttacacacaatttaccaatctcggtgagaccgaattgagaaactcagtcagaccgatttagcaaacctattgaccgttaggattttcggtgggactgagatgcaactcggtaggaccgatatggttcgggttagggcataacgtaatctcggtgtgaccgattacacaaactcggtgggaccgattttggtaataagctaaccagagagttggtcaggtaaactcggtgggaccgatttgctcatttcggtgggaccgaaatgttacaaaagggaaacagagagtttacattgcaatctcggtgggaccgatcgctcatctcggtaggaccgaaacgttacgaagggaaacaaagagattacaaccccatctcggtgtgaccgagattcctatcggtgagaccgatttgcctagggtttgtggcagtggctatgacatctgagctcggtggcgccagatagaaagaatcggtggggccgagtttaaCTTTTgatttaggtcatatgtggatgtgggaaggtagttgagggttttggagcatatcactaagcactatgaagcaagaacctcatcaagcaacaccttatccctccttgatagtattggcttttcctatagactcaatgtgatcttggatcactaaaatataaaatgtagagtcttgagctttgagcttgagccaatctttttgtccttagtattttgaggggtccactttcctcatccatgccatgccattcattgagcttttcctgaaatattaatcttggaatagcattagctcaatgagctatatgttgttaggaattaccaaaaccacctagggttagttgcactttcaagtaCCTATTGTCCTATCGTTGTCCTTACATTCATACCTGGTGGATTATGTGACATCATTGTGCATTATAGCTTGCTTACCCACTGTTCGCTCCAAATAATCAGATCTATATTAATGCTTAAATTAATGTAGAATAAACCCAATGCCTATGAAGAAATTTAgttctgcattgttcttgtaagtatctGTTGTCCTTCATCACTGTATTTATATTTGTCAGCTAGTTCTCTGTACACTTTGCAGCTTATTTTCCCTTATCCTCCATTTTTCTACATATCAAATCTACATTACTCTTGCCAAAATATTGAATAAAATCAATgttactgaagaagtttagctccgCATTGCTCTTGTCAATGCCTTCTGCCTATATGCTGTATTTACATTTGTACTCTGCATCTTAAGTTAAATAATCGCCATTTGTTCCGATAttttcacatctatatttactcttaacaaaatgtagaataaaggcaatactcttgaagaagagtgtgcggtaaacttcttgaattgcccccccccatcaatatggacaaggcctttatagagtctgtcttcactactaatgtaagtttgtcctcctcgagccttcaaactttgttgtttatatttggatagctatgagtgcaaatgttgtttatttttgtcgtctgcatcaaattgcttgttcaATGTTTATAAAGTAGAAGTACACAAAtataagtttgtccttctcaatttcaGTCTTTAGTTGTACAATCTAGTTCCTTATTTGTATcatgtaaattaaactaaacatagcaagttatcttctttagcactatgtgtatgcttgtgttcttgatctgtaatccagtggtgtggtgagaCTACCAACAACAACACAATGTCATATCCTGCTATGTCTCAACTATGAACAATGCCATATTATATTAATGTTATTTAAATCGTGTCTCTTTATTTatcaatctgaaatggtataaattgacagtgcactcaccattcatgcttatacgttgtttagaactacatctatgcttgtgttcttgatctgtaatccagtggtctGGTGAAGCTGACCGCTCCAGCACAATGCCATTTCCCAccgtcttaactatgaacaatgcctattatgttaatgctattttaaaccgTGTCTCTTTATTTCTGACAAAGAAATTAGATGAATTGACAACGCTGATGCTTATACATGCAAAACCTATTATCTACCTACTTGTTTCTCTTCCAGGGTGACAACACTGTTGCTAGGAAGAACTACCACAATGATAGTGAGACGAACCCATTGTTTGTCCCTCTAACACATATTCCAGAGGAGAAGGCAACACATATTGAGGGTAGGGATACAACCACGAAGTCACATCTTGATGTAGTGTCAAACTTACTCAGTGACACAAGCTCGATGAAGTCGCCGCCTGAATctgttcgacttcttcagtctgaAATTCAAACAGAAATACATGCTTCCGCTCAAATATGACTGGAACTCCAATCTCTATGCAAGATTAACCGTAAGTGCAAGAAGTTTATTGATGCTATGCAGTTTAAGTTGGTGGATATGAGCGCCAAAgaagcgcagtctcatcaggTTGCTAAGCTGCTTGTGCTGCAGCTCCTAGGCCAGGCTAACCTTTCTTTGAACTGTGTTGAAGTGCTGTTGGTTCTGTCTATTATTTTGTCCGCCTGTTAACTTCCACTGGTGGCAACCTGCCCAGTTTATGTAATCTGCTGCCTGGTTGCCCTTTATTATCACTTGCGGCAAACTTTGATGCCGAGGGAATGTAATATGCTGTaatttctttgttgtatagtctaggtttattcttggTCGGTATGTTGTAATTTAGGCCGAAAGGTTCAGTGGATCTCAGTGTTGTCGGTCTTCAGGCCGGCCCGgtactcatatgggccaaaacctgggcctataatcatcttgggccattagcatGTCTAAACCCATAGTTGTTTCCCGCCTTTAACAGGTCGAGTAAAGTTCTGTCCAGCTGTGCCAGAGAAtaccatgggcttttaacaggctaaaaCCTAGATTGGGCTAGCGTTGAGCCGAAAAATTCACGGGCCAATACAGGCCGAAACTGCCTAAGGCCCATGTTTGGCCCAAATAGGACGAGCAGTTAACAAGCCAAAATATATCTCGGGCTTGTTTGGCCCAATAAAATTATGGGCTTTAAGCAGGCCGGTATCTACGCGGGACATAGGCCTAAAAATGTCACGGGCCATTACCAGATGGGTTGTAAGCAGGTCGGATTCAACGCGGGCTTTAATTAGGCCCAACTGTTAcatgggccattaacaggccgatAGGCCAGTTGGGCTAAAATTTATCCCCGAAGACTACGGGCCGTTAAGAGGCCTAAAGTTACTTCGGACAAGAAATATCCCAGTTTCTGCATGGGCCGTTAAATGGCCTAAAGTTAAACGGGCCGAGAACGTCCCAGATGCACCATGGGCCGCTAACAGGCCGAAACTATTATCGAGCCAAACTGGTAAACGGAcatttaacaggctgaaatacAAACCTGTCTTAGTATGGGCCCAAAAGAACAGTGGCCTATTAACGGGCCTGATTCGATATGgaccgtaatttggcccaaaacacggCAGGCTGTTAATGGACCAGCCCACTAGTGTCTGAAAAAACATGGCGGGCCTTTagccgggccggccttttcactgGAATGGACCTCTATTGGGTCGTgtcacgtgtcgacatatcataggcgcctcttgtccaatgaatggatgacatctgtccgaacgttgagccaacacgtgttttctccggccaatgagaattttacacgtggaaaatctccattggtccgggctgttaatgggttatcggatccaaaaccggacctgatagcttaacggcgacccgttacggtcgatgccacgtgtcggtcacccttgacgaaagcacttctatgacgtgcaatttatcgtcatggaagtggacacttccgtgatgataattttggtaatgtcatggaacgcttctacgacagcacaggtattattatcttgattctgtcataaaatcgtcatgcatgtacatacatgacagaaaacatgacctactatgacaaacacgtataatcacagaagtgtatttttttgtagtgtttacattcttgcaacttacatgctttactttccgctactcatatactcttgccatacttgcttgaaatgtattgtgaatgtttaaacttgtgctaaactccaccttaacttaaagaaattaaacaCTGCTACTTTTTCTCATTGAGGGTCTAATCatcccctctagacacctcttctcggtCCTACACTGTGCTAACGCTTGTTTTATGTGATTACTTAGTGGCTGAGCAACCTCGATGTGTGCCTCTCCGTGCCTTGTGGTGCCGTTCGGATGCTAGCATGTGTAAAGATAAAGATTTATTTTTATCAATGGGTGTTGACAACTATAGTTTTTTTTTTCATGCTGTAGCATGATACATTGTGTTTGCACATACGTTTCTCACTAAATTTAAATATATGCATTAATATTTTTTCTCCGTTGCAATGCACAGATATATGTACTAATTTACTATAAAATCATCGTAGGTCATTAAATTTTTATATAATCTTCctcacaaaaataaataaatatatacaatctgttggagatgctctgcCGAACCAAGGACTCGATGGTACTAGAACCAAGGACTCGATGGTACTACATGCCGTATGTCCTTTCCTTTCCGGCCGAAGAAGATTGTCATTATAACTCGAGCACGGCCTATAAAAGGGGAGTTCGAAAGCTGTTTTAAAAAAGGAGTTCGAAATAATAACGAAGCGTATCTAAAATTAGCCGGGTCGTTGTCGATCACCGCGCGGCCAAAGCTTTTCGCAGCATATATCATCATCCGGCCTTACCCCCTGCCTTCTCCCCTCCCCCTTCCCGGATTCCCACCCTCCACCTCCAAACGCGCACGCGTCCACGAATAAAGGCCGAGGGCGGCGAGCCAGGCCCAATCGCCAAAAACCCTAGCGCCGATCCGATCCGATCGAGCTCTGCCTCCCCTCCCATGGCGGCCCCCCCGAGCCAGGCGAGCCTCCTGCTCCAGAAGCAGCTCCGAGGTACGGATCCGCCCCCCTCGCCCTCTCCCCCTTCTCGCCCCACGATTCGTCGCGATCGCGCGCTGATCCCTGTTCCGGCGTGCCCTGGTTGTTGCAGATCTAGCGAAGAACCCCGTGGACGGGTTCTCGGCGGGGCTGGTGGACGACGGCAACGTGTTTGAGTGGCAGGTCACCATCATCGGCCCGCCGGAGACGTTATAGTGAGCCCCCATCTTTTACGCTGTATAATTCTGATTGCTGCAGAGATATGACTCCCGTGTTATGCATCGTCTTGATCCGTGAGTGTGTGTTGTAGTCGTGTTGAGCTCCGATTGGTTTGCATGGGGTGAGGTGTGGGAATTGCATGTTTCGACGCTGATCCGCAGCGCTTACTGATGAATTTAGTCACAGTGGGTTGCCCATGTATCTAGGTGTCACTCTGTGGGATTGCATAGTGGTTGCTATCCCGGCATTATGTCTTCGTGGTGCTACAATTGAATGAATAGAAGGGTTCCCAGAAGCTATGACAGTGTTACTGACGAGTTGTAAGTCGAGACGGGCATTGTCCATCTTTGTCTACGAACAAATAGGCTATATCAGTTCGCGAAGCTCACTAAACATAGGAGGGCAGCAAAGTCTCTGGGTGGGGAAGCTTGTAAATATGTGTCCCTCTTGAATAACACTAATTTGCTTCAAACGGATTAATTTTGAGGTACGAACGACGATGAGAAACAGTTCTGTGTAATTCTTACGACTTTGCTAGATCATTTGGACATAAAATATTTAACTAGGACTTCAGCAACTGACATATGACACAAACTATAAAATTCAGAACCTCCCTTTAGAAGGCATTAAATTCTGGAGCCATAAGTTCTCTGTGATCTCTTGTTTTGATAAAATGTAGTTTTGAAAAGGACTAGGCATATGGAAAGAATATTGCAATTCCTAACAATTTTGTACTTGCTTGTTTGCGAAAATTTAAGGATGTGGATTTCATCCTCAAATCTAGTCCTGACTTTTCAGATGTGTCAATGAAGCTGACTTTTCCTCGAATGAAACGTAGTTAGGACCGAAGGATGATAAAACATACTTAGGAGTCTTGCTATAGTGATCTGGAGAGTTCGCATTAAAGATATCTACCAATGAAACAGACATTTAAGCTTACACATTTCTCTGTTTTCATGTATTTGAAATTAAAAGGGTGTTTTGTATACAGTGATGGAGGCTACTTCAATGCAGTAATGACCTTTCCTCAGGATTATCCCAACAGTCCTCCATCAGTAAGGTTTACTTCTGAGATGTGGCATCCAAACGGTGAGCTCTTTCTAGCTCTCTCTGATTCTATGTCATCATGTCCATGAGCTCTTTGCTAGTTCTCTGACAGTGTTTGTGGTGTCGAATTCGCAGTCTATCCTGATGGGCGTGTGTGCATTTCTATTCTTCATCCACCTGGTGATGATCCGAATGGTTACGAGCTTGCAAGTGAACGGTGGACACCAGTGCACACAGTAGGGTTCCTTCTAGCCGCCCATAAGTACTTTTAGATATAATAATTATATGAAGTCTGAAATCTATTAACCTTCCACCCTGCTACAAAACCTGTATAGACCAGAAATTTAGAAGAACTGCTGCTTTTTAATCAAAATATATCCAAGGTTATCATCTGCATTATTGTAAAAAAAAGCGGTTCCAGGCTGCTTTTTGTTTAGTGGTGGGACCTGTTTCCAGTTGTTAGGGTTCTGATCATCCAAAGTGTTTAAACCTAGTGGCAGACCAGCTCTTTGCCCCTTTTGAAACAGAATTTTGCTGATAAGTTGCAACTTCTGAGTTCAACCAGGTTACAAGACTATTTGTTTTATTATTTTAACATGTCTCTTGCAAAATAATCCTGAAATCATCTTATTGTACAACCAAACAGATTGTATATTTGGTCAAATTTTTTGATTTGAACACCAACTTGCATGTAGTCTTTTCCTAATTTTGTGTGTGTTCATAACATGCAGGTTGAGAGTATAGTTTTGAGCATTATTTCGATGCTCTCTAGTCCAAACGATGAGTCTCCAGCAAATATTGAAGCGGCTGTAAGTGTCCTTGTCATTTATTACAGGCTATCCTCTTTCTCAGTGTGCTGGACGCATCAAATGGTTTAAACATTATTCCATTCTCATGTGCCTTCGTTGCAATGTTGAAAATCAGCATTTATCTGATCTGCAGTAGCATGTTTCAGTTTTGCTAACTGCTGAAGATATACATTATTGCTAGTTTATCATCCAAAATTCCTTTATCCGCACATTGCCTGTGAATAAGTATCTTCAGTTTctcttcttttctttttattgCTAAGTTGCGGAATAAAGCATGTTGTTGTCGCAGGTAGCATACTGTTTTCTACTGGTAGTATTAGCCAACATTTGGTGTGATTGCTCTTAGATTTTCTAGTATTTTTTGGATCATTATTTAGTTTGTGCATCTGGTGAACTCGCTTTGGTTTCTAAAGTTATGCAATGAATTTTGACGTGCAGAAGGACTGGAGAGAAAAGAGGGCCGAATTCAAGAAAAAGGTGAGGAGCCTTGTTCGCAAATCTCAGGAAATGCTCTGAAAAAGGAGGATCATCCGGGGGAGTCCACAAGCGCTGCAATTCTCTTGCTTTCACCAAATGGGGCACCTGATGCCAGCACTTGAACTTCTCCCCTGTTTATTTTCCGTTCAGCGTCGGTCGAATGGTGATGTTGGTCTTGTCTCTCCGAGACACTTGGGGTGCTGCCTATTATGAACTCTCGATTGTATTGTGGCATGGAGTTGGTCAATGTCAAGAAGTATTTTCGTGTGATGCCACTTAATCGTAGTCATCGCCGTGAACCTCATAAAAAAGAAATTGGCTGTTCGTTGAATTGATCCTTACCCAAGAATCTGCCCGCGACATGGTTATTCTGAATGTTAGCTCGTTCAGTGTATAACTGGTATTAATTGTACTTGATGTTAGTAGTACCTATGGCGATGATAGGCGCTGGCGTGACGGCTCAAAAGTTTCGGCCTTTCGCGCCCCAGCCACCCGATGCACTCAGTAGGGTCCTTTCAGGAAAAAACGCCCCCCTCTCGCAGTGTGCGCTCCTGTCGAGCTCGACGCTTGCCGCTTCCCCTCGCTGGTTTACTCGCCACCGATGCTCATCGTCGTCAAATCGCAACAAAAAACAGTTGTGCAGGTGCTGCCGACCCGTTGCAGCATTAATGGCGTCGTTGCTTATAGCCAAAGCCGGTGGTAGCAAAAAATTGGACTGGTTCCAGCAAAACAAAAATATAGTGATAGCAAAAATACGCTGGTTCTAGCACAAACCCCACATGGTTGTAGCAAAAATGGATACTAATTCCAGCAAAACACAAAGCCGGTGGTAGGAAACAGAATGGCTGGTTCGAGCCAAATCCAAAGATCGGGGTAGCAAAAAAGTCCtctggttccagcaaaaaaaatGTGATGGTGGTAGCAAAAATGGATGCTAGTTCCAGCAAAAACAAAGTTGATGGTAGCAAAAGAAATTGGGCCGGTTCCCTCGGAACAATTATTGTCATCCCATGGTCCACCATCGTC
Coding sequences within it:
- the LOC125520784 gene encoding ubiquitin-conjugating enzyme E2 7-like; amino-acid sequence: MAAPPSQASLLLQKQLRDLAKNPVDGFSAGLVDDGNVFEWQVTIIGPPETLYDGGYFNAVMTFPQDYPNSPPSVRFTSEMWHPNVYPDGRVCISILHPPGDDPNGYELASERWTPVHTVESIVLSIISMLSSPNDESPANIEAAKDWREKRAEFKKKVRSLVRKSQEML